Within the Camelus dromedarius isolate mCamDro1 chromosome 2, mCamDro1.pat, whole genome shotgun sequence genome, the region TCTGGGCTGGAAAAGACTTGGCCAAAACATTAAAGACCATTCTTTTCACTAAATTAACATATTCTATCTGCTTTCAGAAGGTGAATCTTTACATTTCAGCTAGTTTTGTATATCagggtttttggggtttttttttttccttccctcttgaGAATCACACTTAGCGTTcatgaagttatttttttcttcagagtaATAGATCATATAATGATTGCCTTGGCAGAACATCCGAAACGTGAATGTTGTGCCTAGTGAGTGAGAGTCGTGTTCTGTCCTGATTGTTACTTTACTTCAAGAGCTACTGGTATGTAAAACGCCACTTTCAGCTTGAGCCCTGAGTGTCTGTAGCTCAGTACTGCAGACGTCAGGAATACTGTTTCTCGAATGAGTGTTGTAATTGCATAGTATTTGTATGCACTTTATATTTTGCAGAAGTTAgtgaaattaattcattaatcaTTTTGCACATGAAAGCTGTGGGGCAtacctttttgttgttgtgtccttttttttaggtGGGGAAGCTAAGATATGGGTAAGGCCCTATGATTTGAAGATTTGCCAGAAAGTTGAGGAAAAACAGAACTGGTTTTCCTCTGTATATGGTAAAGACAGAAACTGGAAGTTTCAACCTAGCCTTATCATATTTCCTCCCACTTAATCCTCTctcctgagggtttttttttttttaagaatatgcaTTAATTTGCATTAAAATGATCACAAAGGAAAGCCCTGCCCTTTGGCCAAACCTGGTAATTTGCTTGGTGAGATAGATTATTTCCAGATATGGTGGAGATTCCAGGTCCCCTTAGATATAAGACTTTGAAATAGAATAAAGTTGGACTTAAGAGGCACTTAGATACATACCTGTTAGAGTTACATTAGTCCTCATATTTATTCCTGTTGGCCTGGAAGTAAAATGAGATCACTGTTAGAACGAGTGTCCTTTGACCTCCTGTGGCCACAGGATACCAGCAGCAGAGAAAGTAGCAATCAAGTCACCTCTTAGGTGGGGCGAGCTGAAAGTTGGTGTGTGATGAAAACACAATGAGGTGGACCACCCCCTGCCCAGTTTATCTCAAATGAAGCTCTTGGTTTTGTGTGCTGAGACAGCTGACCAAGACCTATGacattttcttcctcattttcacttATTAAGGTTCCTATGATTCTAATAATAGGCAAATAGTTGTATAGATGCTGGAGAAATTACACTGGAAAATCTTAGCCTCTAGAATTATAAAAGATGCATCATGATATCCCCCAAATTAATTCCAGTTGAGTTAAGCATGTAATATAAATTCAGTGAATTACAAAAAGCAACATTTTTGTGTAGGCTtgatcaaatttaaaattttaagtactgTAAAACTCCACTGTATGTATTAAATCTAGGTCTTCCCAAACATTTCCCCGTCACATAAAGGATTATCACTTAATGGAATAAATGCTCATAAAGCAATGCTTCCTCCTCAGAAAATTTTCCTTATCCAAACCAGGGATTCCTGTGCTTGATTTTGAAGTTACAAAGAAGTTTCGCTGTACTTTAGAAACCTTTTCAATTGGTTTATTTGGGTAAAGACGACATCAGTCCCTTTTCATGTTTTATGATGTGCAGGTGTTAAGCTGCTTCTGCCACGTGGAAAGTCAGCCTGCATTTATCTTCAAATGCAGTTACTGAAACATTTTTGTATTCCCCATCAGTGAAAATTTTCAGTGTGCACAAAATGGTGACTCATAATCGAAACAGTTCAGTGCTTATTTTCTGTGggttttagtaaaatatttataagcCAACCACAATATTTATACATCAAGACTGCAAATTTAATCTTTTCCATTGTGTCTGTCCCCAGTGCCATGCCTGTTACACTGATAGAAGGTGGACACTAGGCAAATGCtagtgaaagaaaaaacagtCCGTTCTTTACTGAAGAATTCAGGTACATTAGCCACTTGTTATTTTATGGTTAATAGTTTTCTCTTAATGTTCATTGTTATTTGTTGGCAAAATAAAAGTGCCTTAAGTTAAAAGTTTGTTTTGAGATCCATTAAACAAAATCAGTATCGGTTCATAATGCATTTATTTACAAGTCCTGTTTTTTTTGCATGTctattataaatttaatattataaatgtattcaaATTCATTTACATGCCTATGGCTGCCTTTGATTAAActtcttccaaaaaataaattctgtacaGATGTTGGCTTTTTTCAAGCAGTTTTAAGTCAGATGACTTGAATATACGTTGTTGCATAATCACTTCCAAGTGAATTCTTTGCTGTGCATTTGTATATCCCTGAATCCGAGGTTTGTGGATTTTGAATGACTAGAGTACCTCGTGGGGGAAAAGGCGGAATTCCGTGTGTCCTCACTTTGTTTGCCGCTGAGAACGGGGAGTGGTCAGGCATCTCCCAAGTGATTTCAGGCTTGGGGACTCCCAGAGCAACACAGTGGAGCTGAACAGCCACTCCTGTCCTTGTGAGGATGCTCCTGGGTAGGCGATTTGTAATTCGTGGAGGGTAGGCGACAACCATTACTGGAACAGTAATCAGTGCGTGGCCAACACTATTTTGAGCTTTACAAATATAGTTTCCTCTGTCATAAGCTGTTGTGTCTTTGATGACTAATGTGCCGTTTTCATGCAGTATGTATTTGCCATTAATTTGAGGCCTGTCTATTACGTAACTACTTGGTACAGTCCATTTGATATTTGGCTTGGGGCTTCCATCAGCGACGCAGTGCAATGATACAGAGTCTCCACTGATACAGTAAACTGTTCCTGGTGTGTAAGTGAGAATAACTGGCTTCTGGCCAATTTCCAATACGATTAGCTTCTCAATGTAGCCAACTTTATTTCTGGCTGCACACCGGTACTTTCCTGCGTCGTCCCGActtgttttataaatgataagTGACCCGTTGCTTGCTATCAGATGCTGAGAATTTTGTGGTCCATTGGAAAACTGTGTGCCATTTGGTAAAATCCAGATTATTTCAGGTGGTGGGTTTCCAACAACAGAGCAATTCAACGCTGTGGCCTTTCCAAGCGGGGCaactattttttcattaaatggaTTTCTGAAGGTCGGTCTTCTCAGCATTTCCAGTACTTCTAACTGCACCACTAGCACGCTCTCTCCGCCTTCGTTCCGAGCCACACAGATAAACTCGGCTGAATCCGAAAGCCTCACATTCCTAATTTCCAAGGTTCCATTGTTATGGACTGTGATTCTGCTTCCGTAGTATGGAGCCGTGAGGAAAATATTGTCTGGCATGATCCACATGATTTGAGGAGACGGTGTCCCTTCGGCTCTGCAGTCAAAGTGTTTCTTAGAATGCCTCACAGCCGTGGCTTTAATGACAGTTTTGTTTGTATACAGACCATTGATTAATGGAGGCTTGGAGACTACGTCTAGTTTGTACATTTTGGTGTCATCCCCACCAGGATTTCGGGCCACACAGACATACTCTCCAGAATCGAGCagtttcactttgttgatggacAAAGACCCGTTGGTGTGAAACGTGTACCTGTCTCTGGAGAATGAAATCATGTCATTGGAAGGCAGCAAccaaaatatttttggctttggttCCCCAGTGACCTCACAGTCAAAGACGGCTGTGTCTCCAGCCCTGACTCTCGTGCTGGTCTTGTGACCCTGCTGGATCCGTGGGGCAGCTGTTACTACCGTTAAGTGGACTTTCATCTCATCCTTCCCTAGCGTGTTCTGGGCATAGCAAGTGTAATCTCCTTCTTCTGCCATCCCAACTCTGTTGAAGTATAAGGTTCCATTGTCAAAGAGTGTGAACCTTCTGGTCCTGTGGCCACTGTCGTCAGCCTGCATGGCGTTGTTGATCATCGTCCCATCGGGCAAACTCCAGGATATCTCGGGCACTGGTGAGCCAGAAGCCTTGCAATCGACTTGGAAGTCTTTCCCGTGAaacacttgctttttaaaatgttgcttgtGGTCAATTTTGGCAGGTCTCCGTCTTAGGCTGACGCGCATCAGGATCAGATCATCCCCCATTTTGTTTCTTGCCGCACACAAGTACTCCCCACCATCTTTTTCTGTCACTGATCCAATAGACAGGGATCCATTCGGGTAGACGCGGATTCGGCTGCCCattctgagggggaaaaaagagactgATTTCAGTGTGCGGCTGTTAGCAAGGGGCAGGGAAATTGTCTCATTTATGTAGGGTTAGCGTATGGACATTTTCTTAAACTgctgcaataaaattaaaatcagtacTGGCTTATTAACTGTCTCTTAAGCTGTTCTGAAAGATGAAATTAACTGAATAGGTGTAATTTAGTGCAAACAAGTAGTATTTCTTAGATGGACTTCAAATGAATCTCCTTTGCATGGCTATTAgaaaaaaacaacattttaacCGTGAGGAGAATGTGAGAAATACCATTTCCTAGACCTATGACTGTCTTGACCACTTTACATATCAAATGATCATTTTGTGGTATACATCAGTAAAGAAATTCTACACAAATTTACTTGCTCAGAAAAGATACTGGATTGTACTTTTTAAGGAGATGTTAGTAACTAAACAATTAGTTATTTGGTGATAAAATGCCAAGGTAAGCCTCATTAGAAGCTTGCCACAGCATGTGTCCTTTGCAGGCAGCTGTGAAGTGACTCTGGTCTCTGCATCGTATTGAACCGCATGAACaccatttttctctctgaagcCACTACACAGCCTGCCATTACCATTTTGAACCACCAGATGGCAGATCTTTCCTAGTAAAACAATCTAGTTTTTCCAAGACTAGTGGAAACTTAAGTGCTAAAAACACAATCAAAAACACCCATTTgtttctcttctaattttttgGCAACATGAGCTGATCAGAGAAACAAGAGGGAAAAGTGTGGATGACCTTACAAAGCATAACTGCTAACCAAGTCAAACAGCctcaaggcattttttttttatcttccaaCAAACATACTGTAAGTAGGAAGAATGTTCTAGGACAACTTACAAGTGCCGAtgttctttttacttatttttttcttcaagccTGAAAAGAATTTGTCTGGCATATAAACCAAGGAAAGATGATCATAATAGATGCACTTAATGAAGGGAAAGGAAACTTACCAGGGCctttacatttactttttaatctttagGTAGTTCCCCCACTATACAGCTGAAAAAAACTGGTATTTAGAGAGACTCAGTACCTTGCTCTTTTCACCATGCTACACTGCCATCTGCTGTCATCCTTTCCTAATGTTTTGTAAGAGCACTGTTTCTCAAACCCAGGTGCACATTAAAATCATTTGTATGAAATAGTACTGGTGCCTGGGTCCCACCTCCAGAATTGCTGACTTAATTGGCGTGGAGTGTGACCTTGGTATCAGGACTCTTAGTCCAAATGATTCTTATGTGCAgcaaagtctgagaaccactgctctaaatcTTTGTTCTCAATGCGGTTCCCTCATTACCTGCATCAGAATTTAAGATGCATATTTCCTGGTTTCACTGTTCAGAGTTTCTGATATCCAGGAACCCACTGCTTAATTAAGTTTTGGAGCTGGTCTCAAACTTGAGTGCGCACTAAATTCACCTGTTTAAGAACACAGATTGCTTGTTAAAACATATATTGGATTCAAGTTCTCAACTGATGCTAATGTTCTTGGTTGAGCAGACAATCCTTTGAAAgccagtgacttaaaaaaaataccgTCCCCCACCCAAAAACCTGATGCATCTGAAGttgtaatatataaaaagagacAGAACTATAGCTGTTTCCTTTTATAAAGTGgtatttttaagaggaaatttaCTTTTGAAAGTGTTTTCCCTGAGTAGAGGAAAGAACTGTTTATGAAGATTAATGCACAGGCAAGCATCTGCAGTCTTTTAAAGCAGCACTTCCTGGACTTTATTGTGCATGTGATTAACCTGGGGATCTTTttaaagtgcagattctgattcagcctATCTGAGGTGCAGCCTGAAGTTCTCCTCTTGTAACAAGCTCCCAGGTCATGAGAAGCAAAGTTCTGAAGCAGAGAAAACACAAATGCTGTGCTGAAGCATAGGTCACAAAAGTTATATTAAAAGTTGTGGAGGTAGGTCACTAGTGCTGAGTTGAgacggttaaaaaaaaaaaatacccagaaaaGGCTATTTTTAGTTCAGCTGACAAGTAggcttttttttcttgcattggTTTCTGCATGGGTAGTGAAACTGTATTCAAAATTACACAGAATAATGAGCAGTTTCTGGGTAAACGAGAATCGCCAGCATGtgctatagaattttttttagatgcattaatttcagaaaagaagTGGCATTCAGCATTAATGCTGAATGCTTATAATGactataattataatattaaatacaAAGACTGGTAAGCCATTGAAAATATTTGATGCCATAAATGGGCATATGTATAGTAGCTAGCTAACAAGCATAAACATGACTTCTGAAATTTACATTTCATAACTCagcatttttaaatcttaaatctaaattaatttcaattttaacaTTTAGTCAGGCAGTTTTGATGACTTATTTGAAAAacctgaaaattaacatttactTTGGAGTTAAAGATCACAAGTTAAATCATTAACTATATCCATTACTTATAGTTTGACACTAGAAAAATATTCTAAGCATAAATTCATATTATGTATAACTTTTCCTAcatgtatgttttctattaataaatagatacataaaatggaaatgcTCACCCCCATGTTTTCTGTCATATGAAAAATCACTGCATGCAAATGGCAAATATTACATAATCTTTgaaaagtaataattataatttataagatTAGTCTAtagagaaaacagataaaaatcaagATGAATATGCCCATAACAGAACATACTAGAGagcgtgtgtatatatgtgtctgACACGGTCAGAGTGATGGTGGTCCTAAATACATTTCACCTCGTGGAGGCCTCAATGCTGTGACCTTTCATAAAGTGTTTTGCAATTTTAGGGTAGAATAAGTTAAGTACAGattgttctaaaatttaaaatgttcagtaGGAGACTCTGAAGAGTGAAATAATGAAGTACGTCTCTTCAGAACCTTGACTGCATTACAAAATCCCTTCTTAGTTTTGGAGAGAGAGATTGAGTACATTTACACAGTTGCCAttttaaaactgtcactattaTGGGAGcaaatgagatttttattctttttaattacataaaCTCAGTAAGAAGTTGGCCCTTAGAgttaggcatatgaaaagattggtttttatataatttatattattttctattactcttgAAAGGATTAGGTCTCTTTAGAAAAACTTACTTTTATGTGCAGAGTCTGTGTGCTGCTAGCCTCACGGTATCACATTTTCCACTTCAGAAGTTGTACAgctaaatagataaagaagataatcTCAACACAAAGGTATGGTTTACCTGTGCCACTGGTCGACGACAGCCTTAGATGGTAGCCTCCagattatttttggttttggttccCCAGTGGCTGAGCAGTTCAGTAGTAATTTGTCCCCTAAATTCACCTCCATCCATTTCTGGGATGCAAATTCTATCCTGGGGATGGTCTCTTGCTCCTCCACTGTAAGAATTACCACCCTTCTTTCCGAACCAGTGGAGCTGGTAGCAATGCATTCGTAAGTGCCCCTGTCTGAAGAGGCTACGTTTCTTATAAACAGAGTCCCATTTGAAAATAAGAACTTGGAATCGATCAATTCTAATGGTCTCACCTCAGTGCCATCAGAGAGGACCCAGTGAACGGTGGGCTGAGGAGTTCCTTTTACAGTACAGGGCAGTTTCAAGCTTCCACCCCAAGTCCCTGCAACAACTTGCCTCTTTTGCTCTAGAATAACAGGCGGGGCTGCAACGACTTGTATTTTAACCAGCAGTGAGTCCTGGCCCACCGGGTTGCTGGCCACGCACTTGTAGAAGCCCCGGTCGTAAATGCTGATAAAGTGGATGAGCAGCGTTCCATCAGATGTCACCAGGGCCTGCCGATTCCCCTCGGATGATTCGGAGACCACTGTTTGGTTTGCAAGAATCCAGGAAATCGTAGGGCTTGGCCTACCTTCAGCCCTGCACTTCAGTTCCACCGTACTTCCAGAATGGACTGTGATGTCTTTAGTACGTCTCTCCAGGATCCTGGGGGGATAGGAAACCACGGACAAGGTGACATGAAGGCGATCTGTGCCAAAAGGATTGGATGCTGAGCACAGGTACTGTCCACGGTCCTGAATGTCCACCCTCTGTATGGACAGGGTGCCATTGGGGAGCACCTGGAACCTgctattctgtttccttttagaCAAATCAAGTCCtgataagaagaaagaaatttatagGCATAGGTCATCAAAGTTTAGACAGAAAACAGATAGTTAACATGGAAGTCTCAAGAGGAAGGCTATCTTTTTGTTAGGCTACTGGGAACAAATACATCTGAGTCTTCAGATTGCTAaaattatttctggattttttttatccCCACAATGTTAATATAAAAGCCAGATGGTTCAACACAAGGaccactctctctttttcaaacatttctttgaTCTGCTttcaaagcatttcaaaaaaaacaGCCTTAACATATGTTTTAAAACCTTCTATTGAGCAAAACACCATGCATGTATCAAACGAGGGTATTAATGGTTTTTGTGTCTTAGATAAATGTCATGTTCATGTTGATACTTTGGCGATGTAACCCTGAAACATaacagtattttgttttgtaaCTAAGGAAGACTGGctgtaaagaaagtttcaaaTACCTGATGAGACTCTGGTCCAGTGGATAGTAGGCTTGGGATTTCCAACAGCCTCACAAGGAAGAAAGGCATCTGAGTTAGCAGGAACAGTAAAACTTGCTGCTTTTCCTCCAATGATCCTGGGTCTTTCAAATATATTCCTAGACAAAGAGTCAAGGGGAAGGAGTTTGGAAGTTGTTGTTTTTTGAACTGATGTCTTATCAAAGGTACTTTTCTTTGCATTCTTCTGTATATCCCAATTTGATGCATGAGTGGTGTCCTCTGGCAAACCTGGAGCAGGCAGTACGCTCACAACTGGCTTTTTGCCTTTTCCGGCAATTTCTGGGTGTGACTTGCGCCAAAAGTGGTTTTCTGACCAGAGAGAGGGAGTCAACTTAGAATTCTGTGGTTTAACTGTTATTAGTGCCGGCATAGGAGTAGAATGTAACAGAATGGAGTCAATAACGTAGGTGGTTCCAATGGTGAGTGTGGCATCTGGGTGAGTTTTGGGAGATGCTGCTGCTGACTGCTGTGGATTAGCATTGTGCCTTGAAGATTCATGTGGCTCAACCATTGTACTTGTCCTCATCCTGAAAATGGGAGTTGTCAGATTGTCAGTAACTTGACTTTGGTTACtcaagggaggggaggtgggaattGGCACTGAAGTGGCACTGGTGCTTAGGAATGGTGGCATGGATGCACGTCTGATGACAGGCGTGGTACTCTGATGTGGTTTGCTGGACAAAGCGGTTTCAGAAGCAGCTGTGCTCGTCAAAGTCTGAGTACTTTCCTGGGGTGGTTCTTCAATTACACCTGTCAGATTAAAGGGTCTTGGATGAAGACCGATTGTGCTTGACATTTCTTTTATGTTGTCTACAGGGGAATGAGTAAAAGCAGACACAGTGGGCTTGGTTGAAGTTTCAGCTGCGGTTAGAACAGGAGGTGTCACAGTGGTGGATGTAATGAACCCAGAAGTCTGGCTGGGAGAGGTGTTTGGGTCATTCCTGTTCTTCAGAGGCTCCTTTTCCCCTTGTCCTTTTTGTGCTCTGGGTCTGGCTATTTGGGTTTTGTTGATAATGACAGATGCAGGGGTGGTAGGACCAGTTGTCAGTGTGGCTGTTTGCATTGATAGGAAATTTGTACTTGATTCTTCACTTAAGGCACCAGGAGGTGCAGGGTAACCGGGTAGGAAGGGCAGCTCCTTCACTGTTCGGCTCCCCCCAGGACTGTGTGTTTTACTGGTACTGTGATGAGTTGCAGCTGATGTTATGGGTGGACTTTGCATCACACTTGCTGAGAGTGTTGTGGAATGGAAGGCGGAAACTTTATCTGTGGGTAAAGCAGGAGCTATTTTAGGAAGCACCGTGTCTGTGCTTTTTTGGGAACCGAATTTATGCTGAttctttagcttttctttttggaTACGGTTATTTACAAATATCTGATACCAGGgaattttccttcttaaaaatctTGTAACGGCTATAGTAGTAGGCAAGGGTGGCTTGATGGTGGGACCTGGAAGTGGCGATACAATCACTGAGTCTCCTTTAGCTTCACTCGTGTTAGACTCGCTTGGGTAACTAGTATTTGTCATACGAATTTTTTCCATAGATCTGACTGTTGGGGCACGAGTCATGACTGCACTAGTTGGAGTCACTTGGGTACTTTCAGcgctgaaatattttattgtgggTGTTGTTTTCTCAACACCTACATTTGGTTTGTTCTCAAATAGTAATGATGGATTGTGGACTGGAGTTGTAGATTCTTCTGCTGAGACTCTGGCAATTTCAGCTTTGGGGAGGGTGATGGGGGGAGAACTTGGAAAAGGCAGTG harbors:
- the IGSF10 gene encoding immunoglobulin superfamily member 10 codes for the protein MKVEGRGITNLLVSFAGICLAAAPGGRACPRRCACYVPTEVHCTFRYLTSIPDSIPPSVERINLGYNSLVRLMETDFSGLNKLELLMLHSNGIHTIPAKTFSDLQALQVLKMSYNKVRKLQKDTFYGLWSLTRLHMDHNNIEFINPEVFYGLTSLRLVQLEGNQLTKLHPDTFVSLRYLRIFKTSFIKYLYLSDNFLSSLPQEAVSYMPDLESLYLHGNPWTCDCHLKWLSDWIQEKPDIIKCKKDRSPSNPQQCPLCMNPGTSKGKPLVIVPAAAFLCTKPTIDPSLKLKSLTVSEDSSSVSISPQDFMAPFGSLTLNMTDQSGNEANMVCSIPKPSMTSSIVFTEENDHVMLNASFATFLACHLDYSHIQPVWQVLALYSDSPLILERSHLLTETPQLCYKYKQVVLKPENIFTNIEADLRADPPWLMQDQISLQLNRTATTLGTLQIQYSSNAHITLPREEMRPEKHKWTMISRDNSTKLEHTVLVGGTIDLDCPGQGDPPPHLEWLLADGSKVRAPYVSEDGRILIDKSGKLELQMADSFDTGVYHCISTNYNDADILTYRITVVEPYIEADQENGAHHTVFIGETLDLPCHSTGTPDASVSWVLPGNTVLHQSSRDKQVLHNGTLKIPQVSQKDQGYYWCVAANPSGVDFLINQVSVKTKGQRPVEHNTEIDGSGLDEPSPTAQLKDPPAAQLPTSSPTGAEAGKQILNANKKYKHRVLTHQRRGQSTSQRFREHRRQFPPSARKVDPQHWAALLEKAKKTTMPEKGESTTAKPSPPITQLLEIPGEEVDSSGMLLPDEEASVLATKTPNIVARTVTVDSRKLPDSPVTSAGPEVSPIVSPQILPPENPTDFRPSTTIKTRAMSNKINPTTSSKMQGTASQNLSTVFALRSEATQFQNVDYVGTKEHLQSAPPITGGATIKDVHIKMLTSANSKADIFLASFNATNSHQTSVPRVGKPRSNHSHSHITQKLSISKLPSGPYTAAHSQLQIPRNSTINMPLSRRFGRRRKIWNRGRIISPYRTPILRQHRYSFVRPTLRGSSEEKTTPLSATELNVGCPSCSPREGLTTIAAALPFPSSPPITLPKAEIARVSAEESTTPVHNPSLLFENKPNVGVEKTTPTIKYFSAESTQVTPTSAVMTRAPTVRSMEKIRMTNTSYPSESNTSEAKGDSVIVSPLPGPTIKPPLPTTIAVTRFLRRKIPWYQIFVNNRIQKEKLKNQHKFGSQKSTDTVLPKIAPALPTDKVSAFHSTTLSASVMQSPPITSAATHHSTSKTHSPGGSRTVKELPFLPGYPAPPGALSEESSTNFLSMQTATLTTGPTTPASVIINKTQIARPRAQKGQGEKEPLKNRNDPNTSPSQTSGFITSTTVTPPVLTAAETSTKPTVSAFTHSPVDNIKEMSSTIGLHPRPFNLTGVIEEPPQESTQTLTSTAASETALSSKPHQSTTPVIRRASMPPFLSTSATSVPIPTSPPLSNQSQVTDNLTTPIFRMRTSTMVEPHESSRHNANPQQSAAASPKTHPDATLTIGTTYVIDSILLHSTPMPALITVKPQNSKLTPSLWSENHFWRKSHPEIAGKGKKPVVSVLPAPGLPEDTTHASNWDIQKNAKKSTFDKTSVQKTTTSKLLPLDSLSRNIFERPRIIGGKAASFTVPANSDAFLPCEAVGNPKPTIHWTRVSSGLDLSKRKQNSRFQVLPNGTLSIQRVDIQDRGQYLCSASNPFGTDRLHVTLSVVSYPPRILERRTKDITVHSGSTVELKCRAEGRPSPTISWILANQTVVSESSEGNRQALVTSDGTLLIHFISIYDRGFYKCVASNPVGQDSLLVKIQVVAAPPVILEQKRQVVAGTWGGSLKLPCTVKGTPQPTVHWVLSDGTEVRPLELIDSKFLFSNGTLFIRNVASSDRGTYECIATSSTGSERRVVILTVEEQETIPRIEFASQKWMEVNLGDKLLLNCSATGEPKPKIIWRLPSKAVVDQWHRMGSRIRVYPNGSLSIGSVTEKDGGEYLCAARNKMGDDLILMRVSLRRRPAKIDHKQHFKKQVFHGKDFQVDCKASGSPVPEISWSLPDGTMINNAMQADDSGHRTRRFTLFDNGTLYFNRVGMAEEGDYTCYAQNTLGKDEMKVHLTVVTAAPRIQQGHKTSTRVRAGDTAVFDCEVTGEPKPKIFWLLPSNDMISFSRDRYTFHTNGSLSINKVKLLDSGEYVCVARNPGGDDTKMYKLDVVSKPPLINGLYTNKTVIKATAVRHSKKHFDCRAEGTPSPQIMWIMPDNIFLTAPYYGSRITVHNNGTLEIRNVRLSDSAEFICVARNEGGESVLVVQLEVLEMLRRPTFRNPFNEKIVAPLGKATALNCSVVGNPPPEIIWILPNGTQFSNGPQNSQHLIASNGSLIIYKTSRDDAGKYRCAARNKVGYIEKLIVLEIGQKPVILTYTPGTVYCISGDSVSLHCVADGSPKPNIKWTVPSSYVIDRPQINGKYILHENGTLVIKDTTAYDRGNYICKAQNSVGHALITVPVMVVAYPPRITNRLPRSILTRTGVAVQLHCVALGVPKPEITWEMPDHSPFSAANKVRTHGIPPFPPRGTLVIQNPQTSDSGIYKCTAKNSLGSDYATTYIQVI